From the genome of Scytonema hofmannii PCC 7110, one region includes:
- a CDS encoding peptidase domain-containing ABC transporter — MKYQVVLQHSEEDCGAACIATLAKHYGRTFAISRVREAVGTGSRGTSLLGLKRGAEALGFNARQVKANPEMLERLNEVPLPAIIHWKGHHWVVLYGQKEKKYIVADPSFGLCYLTRKELITGWVNGVMLLLEPDYSRFLEQPEDKIGGFGRFIARAWPYRLILAQAIAINIAIGLLSLASPLMMQLLTDDVLVRGDTQLLTTVAIGVMTMNFIRSAIALVQSHLIGHFSQRLQFGLILEYGRKLLHLPLSYFEGRRSGEVVSRISDVNAINALVSQIVLGLPSQFFIAVVSLGIMLFYSWQLSLASFVAFLILTCVNLLFLPMMRNKTRKSIVLRTENQGFLVETFRGVQVLKTTQATPQAWEEYQTNYGRLANLGWSTMKLGLYSGTITGLISTFTNIALLWVGSYLVINRTLTIGQLLMFNGMSGNFLGFLGSVIGLVDEFITAQVVIQRLTEVIDATPEDENDFKKPWAQIPGNADITCTNLNFHHAGRVDLLQDFSLTIPGGQVIALVGKSGCGKSTLAKLITALYQTQSGNIAYGIYNQQDLSLECLRQQIVLVPQEPHFWSRSIIDNFRFSYPNITFEKIVQACQIAGADEFINKLPDKYQTVLGEFGANLSGGQKQRLAIARAIVTDPPVLILDESTGALDPVSEAEVLNKLIYHRRGKTTIMISHRPKVIQRADWIVLLEQGHLKIQGTPEYLRQTPGEHLHFLEEGNIQRSLVISH, encoded by the coding sequence ATGAAATACCAAGTTGTTCTACAACACAGTGAAGAAGACTGCGGTGCTGCCTGTATTGCCACTCTTGCTAAACATTATGGACGTACCTTTGCCATCAGTCGGGTGCGGGAAGCCGTGGGTACTGGTTCCCGAGGCACTTCCTTACTGGGTTTGAAACGGGGTGCAGAAGCGCTGGGGTTTAATGCTCGTCAGGTAAAAGCTAACCCCGAAATGCTGGAACGCTTAAACGAAGTACCCCTACCAGCAATCATTCATTGGAAAGGACATCACTGGGTAGTATTGTACGGTCAGAAAGAGAAAAAATACATCGTTGCCGATCCCAGCTTTGGTTTGTGTTACCTCACTCGTAAAGAGTTAATTACGGGTTGGGTTAATGGTGTAATGCTTTTACTAGAACCAGACTACAGCCGTTTTCTAGAACAACCAGAAGATAAAATTGGTGGTTTTGGACGTTTTATTGCCCGTGCTTGGCCTTATCGCTTGATTCTTGCTCAGGCGATCGCCATTAATATAGCTATTGGTCTCCTCTCTCTCGCCTCTCCTTTGATGATGCAACTGCTCACTGATGATGTGTTGGTACGGGGAGATACTCAATTGCTAACAACTGTAGCAATTGGGGTGATGACTATGAATTTTATTAGAAGTGCGATCGCATTAGTACAATCTCATCTCATCGGTCACTTTAGTCAGCGCTTGCAATTCGGGTTAATTTTAGAATACGGACGCAAACTTTTACACTTGCCCTTGTCATACTTTGAAGGTCGTCGCAGTGGGGAAGTCGTCAGCCGCATTTCTGACGTAAATGCCATTAATGCACTTGTTTCCCAGATTGTTCTCGGTTTACCCAGCCAATTTTTTATCGCTGTGGTTTCCTTGGGGATTATGCTGTTCTACAGTTGGCAACTGTCTTTGGCTTCTTTTGTTGCATTTCTCATCCTGACCTGCGTTAACCTGCTTTTTCTACCGATGATGCGGAATAAAACCCGTAAATCCATCGTTTTACGGACAGAAAATCAAGGTTTTCTTGTAGAAACTTTTCGCGGTGTCCAAGTGCTAAAAACAACCCAAGCTACCCCGCAAGCGTGGGAAGAGTATCAAACAAATTACGGTCGCCTTGCAAATCTGGGGTGGAGTACGATGAAACTGGGGTTATACAGTGGCACTATCACTGGTCTTATTTCCACGTTCACCAATATTGCCTTACTTTGGGTAGGAAGTTATTTAGTTATTAATCGTACTTTAACAATTGGTCAACTTTTAATGTTTAACGGTATGAGTGGTAACTTCCTCGGTTTCTTAGGTTCAGTAATTGGCTTAGTTGATGAATTTATTACCGCCCAAGTCGTCATTCAGCGCCTGACAGAAGTTATTGACGCCACTCCAGAAGACGAAAACGATTTCAAAAAACCTTGGGCGCAAATTCCCGGCAATGCAGATATCACTTGCACAAACCTCAACTTCCACCATGCAGGGAGAGTCGATCTACTGCAAGACTTTTCTCTCACTATCCCCGGTGGTCAAGTCATCGCCTTAGTTGGTAAATCAGGTTGTGGCAAAAGTACCTTAGCTAAATTGATTACTGCTTTGTATCAGACTCAATCGGGTAATATCGCTTACGGCATTTACAACCAACAAGACTTATCTTTAGAATGCTTGCGACAGCAAATTGTTCTCGTACCTCAAGAACCCCACTTTTGGAGTCGCTCAATAATTGACAACTTCCGCTTCAGTTATCCCAACATTACTTTTGAAAAAATTGTACAAGCTTGCCAAATTGCTGGTGCAGATGAATTCATCAACAAACTCCCCGATAAATACCAAACAGTTTTAGGGGAATTTGGCGCAAATCTTTCTGGCGGACAAAAGCAAAGATTAGCGATCGCTAGAGCCATTGTCACCGATCCACCCGTACTCATTTTAGACGAATCCACTGGTGCTCTCGACCCAGTCAGCGAAGCCGAAGTTCTAAATAAACTCATATACCATCGACGAGGCAAAACCACAATAATGATTAGCCATCGTCCCAAAGTAATTCAAAGAGCTGATTGGATTGTACTCCTCGAACAAGGTCACTTAAAAATCCAAGGAACTCCAGAATATCTCCGACAAACTCCTGGCGAACACTTACACTTCCTAGAAGAAGGTAACATTCAAAGGTCATTAGTCATTAGTCATTAG
- a CDS encoding GNAT family N-acetyltransferase, with protein sequence MTSSERRWNFLPIEKKYKKDSFDCGYPVLNEYLKKYARQNHQKGIAKIFVAILEADGIKVDGYYTLSASIIEYEFLPEFYKKKLPAYPIPATLIGKLAVDNSVKGQGLGGELLADALYRIVRASQEIGIFAVRVDAIDLQAKEFYLKHEFIPFQDSQLSLVLSLETINREFDF encoded by the coding sequence ATGACAAGTAGTGAGAGGAGGTGGAATTTTCTGCCGATAGAAAAGAAATATAAAAAAGATTCCTTTGATTGTGGGTATCCAGTTCTCAACGAATATCTGAAAAAATATGCTCGGCAAAACCATCAAAAAGGGATTGCCAAAATTTTTGTTGCTATCCTAGAAGCAGATGGAATTAAAGTTGATGGTTACTATACGCTCAGTGCCAGCATTATTGAGTATGAGTTTCTTCCAGAATTTTACAAAAAAAAGTTACCTGCATATCCAATTCCTGCTACGTTGATTGGTAAGTTGGCAGTGGATAATTCTGTTAAGGGACAAGGTTTAGGAGGAGAACTTTTAGCCGATGCGCTATATCGCATTGTTCGCGCTTCTCAAGAAATTGGTATTTTTGCGGTAAGAGTTGATGCCATAGATTTACAGGCAAAGGAATTTTATCTCAAACACGAATTTATTCCATTCCAAGATAGCCAATTATCTCTTGTCTTATCTCTAGAAACCATTAATAGAGAGTTTGATTTTTAA
- a CDS encoding HlyD family efflux transporter periplasmic adaptor subunit, which yields MISHFKSDSIPLTQENDFLPPLSRWTTYGGMFILVVLSLAVPIASVSKYKEVVKTEAVIRPAGELRIVQAATEGQIIQISVQENQLIKKGDIIATIDDSHLQTKKSQLQSNIQQAKLQLLQINSQIYALNNQIRAETERVHRTVASAKADLSGRIRSYQDKRMTTVAEVQEAEANVGISEEELHKAHAELRSAQANLNAARSALIAARSKQNRYEMAAIVGALSKDQLEEAQLAANQQEQAVEAQKAVVEAQKQTIARLEQAVSASIAKRQRVQVALNPSYSEVAIATERIAQEKAAGRASLATLDKERQALIAQRIEAQKQLDRDIRELQQVGMDIRQTIVTAPSDGTIFKLNLRNIDQTVRSGEEIAQIAPNDTKVMAKSSVSSEDVSKVKVGQPVHVRISACPHPDYGTLKGKVTAISPDAFGGAVPQAFAPQAQAQGANPNSGTTASKMMTGGAFYEVSIEPENLVLSQGKSQCQISLGMQGRADIISREETVLQFFLRKAKLMANF from the coding sequence ATGATTAGCCACTTTAAATCAGATTCTATTCCCTTGACCCAAGAAAACGATTTTCTGCCTCCTCTGAGTCGTTGGACAACTTACGGTGGAATGTTTATTTTAGTAGTCCTAAGTTTAGCTGTTCCAATTGCTTCTGTGAGTAAATATAAAGAGGTTGTGAAAACAGAAGCTGTTATCCGCCCTGCTGGTGAATTGCGAATTGTTCAAGCAGCAACAGAGGGTCAAATTATACAAATCTCGGTTCAAGAAAATCAACTTATTAAAAAAGGAGATATCATAGCCACAATTGATGATTCACATTTGCAAACTAAAAAAAGCCAATTACAAAGCAACATTCAGCAAGCAAAATTACAACTTCTTCAAATTAACTCTCAAATTTATGCTCTCAACAATCAAATTCGTGCTGAAACTGAGCGCGTACACCGCACTGTTGCTTCTGCCAAAGCCGATCTCAGTGGACGCATTCGTTCATATCAAGATAAAAGAATGACGACTGTTGCAGAAGTTCAAGAGGCTGAAGCAAATGTTGGGATATCTGAAGAGGAATTGCATAAAGCTCATGCAGAATTAAGATCGGCACAAGCAAATTTAAATGCTGCTCGGTCAGCCTTGATAGCTGCACGCTCCAAACAAAATCGATATGAGATGGCGGCTATTGTAGGAGCGCTGTCAAAAGACCAGTTAGAAGAAGCGCAACTCGCTGCTAACCAACAAGAACAAGCAGTGGAGGCACAAAAAGCAGTTGTTGAAGCACAAAAACAAACTATCGCTCGCCTCGAGCAAGCTGTTTCTGCATCTATTGCCAAACGACAACGAGTACAAGTTGCTTTAAATCCTAGCTATTCAGAAGTTGCGATCGCAACGGAACGTATTGCTCAAGAAAAAGCAGCCGGAAGAGCTAGCTTGGCTACATTGGATAAAGAACGTCAAGCTCTGATAGCTCAAAGGATTGAAGCCCAAAAACAGTTAGACCGAGATATTCGCGAATTGCAACAAGTGGGTATGGATATCAGACAAACAATTGTCACAGCCCCATCTGATGGGACTATCTTCAAACTCAACTTACGAAATATCGATCAAACCGTGCGTTCTGGAGAAGAAATTGCCCAAATTGCTCCTAACGACACTAAAGTGATGGCTAAGAGTTCGGTGAGTTCAGAAGACGTAAGTAAAGTCAAAGTTGGTCAACCAGTTCACGTGAGAATATCTGCATGTCCTCATCCAGATTACGGCACTCTTAAAGGTAAAGTCACAGCTATTTCTCCAGATGCGTTCGGCGGAGCCGTGCCGCAGGCATTCGCACCTCAAGCTCAAGCTCAAGGTGCTAACCCCAATAGCGGTACGACTGCTAGTAAGATGATGACGGGTGGTGCTTTCTACGAAGTTAGTATAGAACCAGAAAACCTGGTGTTATCTCAAGGCAAAAGCCAATGCCAAATAAGTTTGGGAATGCAAGGCAGAGCAGATATTATCTCTCGCGAAGAAACTGTATTACAATTCTTCTTGAGAAAGGCAAAATTGATGGCTAATTTTTAA
- a CDS encoding DUF1778 domain-containing protein has protein sequence MLELYVEDTCHIAEMSETSPPKDCRVDLRVTQEQKELLERAANLKGVSLSAYTLFHLLPIARQDINSQERLVLSDRDRDLFMSVMENPPELKGKLKTTLQKFRKKYDK, from the coding sequence ATGCTAGAATTATATGTTGAAGACACTTGCCATATTGCTGAAATGTCAGAAACCTCTCCACCCAAAGACTGTAGAGTAGATTTGAGGGTGACACAAGAACAAAAAGAACTCTTAGAAAGAGCCGCAAACCTCAAAGGAGTGTCCTTGAGTGCTTATACCCTTTTTCATCTGCTTCCCATCGCTAGACAGGATATAAACTCCCAAGAAAGGCTAGTGCTATCAGATCGAGATCGAGATTTATTCATGTCTGTGATGGAAAATCCCCCGGAGCTTAAGGGAAAACTTAAAACTACACTGCAAAAGTTCCGGAAAAAATATGACAAGTAG
- a CDS encoding type II toxin-antitoxin system VapC family toxin, with protein MNLIFLLDSNIISEPMKPRPSAKVMANLLHNAGKMSTATVVWHELLFGLHRLQPSRKREELEQYFQTEVKAKLPFLPYDEAAAEWHALERARLTKLGKPPSFVDSQIAAIAKVNQLILVTNNVSDYANFNDLQIENWYS; from the coding sequence GTGAACCTTATATTTCTACTAGATAGTAATATAATTTCCGAACCCATGAAGCCAAGACCTAGTGCAAAAGTTATGGCTAATTTACTGCATAATGCAGGAAAAATGTCAACAGCAACTGTAGTTTGGCATGAGCTTTTATTCGGTTTACATCGATTACAACCATCAAGAAAGCGTGAAGAACTAGAACAATACTTTCAAACAGAGGTAAAAGCGAAATTACCTTTTCTCCCTTATGATGAAGCAGCTGCTGAATGGCATGCTTTGGAGAGGGCGCGTTTGACTAAGCTAGGTAAACCTCCCTCTTTTGTAGATAGTCAAATTGCTGCAATTGCCAAAGTCAATCAGTTGATTTTGGTAACCAACAATGTATCAGATTATGCTAATTTTAATGACTTGCAAATCGAAAATTGGTATTCCTAA